From Juglans regia cultivar Chandler chromosome 8, Walnut 2.0, whole genome shotgun sequence, the proteins below share one genomic window:
- the LOC108989055 gene encoding probable protein phosphatase 2C 5 isoform X2, with protein MERQYNSFMVIIPTGILTWQIFDGHNGISAAIFVKENLLGNVLSAIPLGISREEWLQALPRALVAGFVKTDIEFQQKGETSGTTVTFVVIDGWTITVASVGDSRCILDTQGGVVSLLTVDHRLEENAEERERVTASGGEVGRLNIFGGNEVGPLRCWPGGLCLSRSIGDTDVGEFIVPIPHVKQVKLSNAGGRLIIASDGIWDALSSDMAAKSCRGLPAELGAKLVVKEALRTRGLKDDTTCLVVDIVPCDRPVLPLTPRKKQNMLSSIFGKKSQNSMSKSTNKLSAIGVVEELFEEGSAMLAERLGKDFPLNTNSGLFRCAVCQVDQPLADGLSVNSGPFFSPASKAWEGSFLCANCRKKKDAMEGKRPSQPTVTS; from the exons ATGGAGCGTCAATATAATTCCTTTATGGTTATAATACCCACTGGAATTCTTACTTGGCAGATTTTTGATGGGCATAATGGTATATCAGCTGCTATCTTTGTAAAGGAGAATTTACTTGGAAATGTTTTGAGTGCGATTCCTCTAGGAATCAGCAGGGAAGAGTGGCTTCAAGCCCTTCCTCGGGCATTAGTTGCAGGTTTCGTGAAAACTGACATAGAATTTCAGCAGAAAG GAGAGACTTCTGGGACTACGGTGACATTTGTTGTGATTGATGGTTGGACAATCACTGTTGCATCTGTGGGGGATTCACGATGCATATTGGACACCCAAGGAGGTGTGGTCTCTCTCTTGACTGTTGATCACAGGCTGGAAGAGAATGCAGAAGAGAGAGAACGTGTCACTGCTAGCGGGGGTGAAGTAGGAAGGCTCAATATATTTGGAGGAAATGAG GTTGGCCCCCTTCGCTGCTGGCCTGGTGGATTATGCCTTTCTAGGTCAATTGGTGATACAGATGTTGGAGAGTTCATTGTCCCAATACCACATGTTAAGCAAGTGAAG CTTTCAAATGCTGGAGGAAGACTTATAATTGCTTCTGATGGTATCTGGGATGCTTTATCTTCTGATATGGCTGCCAAGTCTTGTAGGGGTTTACCTGCGGAGCTAGGTGCAAAGCTGGTCGTGAAG GAGGCTCTGAGGACAAGGGGCCTGAAGGATGATACAACCTGCCTTGTTGTTGATATTGTCCCATGTGACCGTCCTGTTCTACCATTAACACCAAGGAAGAAACAGAATATGCTCAGTTCAATATTTGGGAAGAAATCTCAGAATTCTATGAGCAAATCAACGAATAAGCTTTCTGCTATTGGGGTTGTGGAGGAGTTGTTTGAAGAGGGTTCTGCAATGCTTGCAGAAAG GCTGGGTAAGGATTTTCCTCTGAACACAAACTCTGGGCTTTTCCGGTGTGCAGTCTGCCAAGTTGATCAACCCCTTGCTGATGGATTATCAGTAAATTCAGGGCCCTTCTTCTCACCAGCATCAAAAGCATGGGAAGGCTCCTTCCTCTGTGCTAACTGTCGGAAGAAGAAAGATGCCATGGAAGGAAAAAGGCCAAGTCAACCCACAGTGACCTCATAG
- the LOC108989055 gene encoding probable protein phosphatase 2C 5 isoform X1 codes for MSQTEVSRMRPSLVPLATLIGRELRNEKVEKPFVKYGQAALAKKGEDYFLIKPDCQRIPGNQSTSFSVFAIFDGHNGISAAIFVKENLLGNVLSAIPLGISREEWLQALPRALVAGFVKTDIEFQQKGETSGTTVTFVVIDGWTITVASVGDSRCILDTQGGVVSLLTVDHRLEENAEERERVTASGGEVGRLNIFGGNEVGPLRCWPGGLCLSRSIGDTDVGEFIVPIPHVKQVKLSNAGGRLIIASDGIWDALSSDMAAKSCRGLPAELGAKLVVKEALRTRGLKDDTTCLVVDIVPCDRPVLPLTPRKKQNMLSSIFGKKSQNSMSKSTNKLSAIGVVEELFEEGSAMLAERLGKDFPLNTNSGLFRCAVCQVDQPLADGLSVNSGPFFSPASKAWEGSFLCANCRKKKDAMEGKRPSQPTVTS; via the exons ATGAGCCAGACAGAAGTGTCAAGGATGAGACCTTCTCTTGTTCCGCTTGCAACTCTGATTGGTCGCGAGCTTAGGAATGAGAAGGTTGAGAAACCTTTTGTTAAGTATGGACAGGCTGCTTTGGCAAAGAAGGGAGAGGATTACTTCCTGATAAAACCTGATTGTCAGCGGATTCCAGGAAATCAGTCAACATCATTCTCTGTCTTTGCG ATTTTTGATGGGCATAATGGTATATCAGCTGCTATCTTTGTAAAGGAGAATTTACTTGGAAATGTTTTGAGTGCGATTCCTCTAGGAATCAGCAGGGAAGAGTGGCTTCAAGCCCTTCCTCGGGCATTAGTTGCAGGTTTCGTGAAAACTGACATAGAATTTCAGCAGAAAG GAGAGACTTCTGGGACTACGGTGACATTTGTTGTGATTGATGGTTGGACAATCACTGTTGCATCTGTGGGGGATTCACGATGCATATTGGACACCCAAGGAGGTGTGGTCTCTCTCTTGACTGTTGATCACAGGCTGGAAGAGAATGCAGAAGAGAGAGAACGTGTCACTGCTAGCGGGGGTGAAGTAGGAAGGCTCAATATATTTGGAGGAAATGAG GTTGGCCCCCTTCGCTGCTGGCCTGGTGGATTATGCCTTTCTAGGTCAATTGGTGATACAGATGTTGGAGAGTTCATTGTCCCAATACCACATGTTAAGCAAGTGAAG CTTTCAAATGCTGGAGGAAGACTTATAATTGCTTCTGATGGTATCTGGGATGCTTTATCTTCTGATATGGCTGCCAAGTCTTGTAGGGGTTTACCTGCGGAGCTAGGTGCAAAGCTGGTCGTGAAG GAGGCTCTGAGGACAAGGGGCCTGAAGGATGATACAACCTGCCTTGTTGTTGATATTGTCCCATGTGACCGTCCTGTTCTACCATTAACACCAAGGAAGAAACAGAATATGCTCAGTTCAATATTTGGGAAGAAATCTCAGAATTCTATGAGCAAATCAACGAATAAGCTTTCTGCTATTGGGGTTGTGGAGGAGTTGTTTGAAGAGGGTTCTGCAATGCTTGCAGAAAG GCTGGGTAAGGATTTTCCTCTGAACACAAACTCTGGGCTTTTCCGGTGTGCAGTCTGCCAAGTTGATCAACCCCTTGCTGATGGATTATCAGTAAATTCAGGGCCCTTCTTCTCACCAGCATCAAAAGCATGGGAAGGCTCCTTCCTCTGTGCTAACTGTCGGAAGAAGAAAGATGCCATGGAAGGAAAAAGGCCAAGTCAACCCACAGTGACCTCATAG
- the LOC109005270 gene encoding wall-associated receptor kinase-like 20: MSTSVRMVLMFLVLIFVTLVSAYNACPKCGSIEIPYPLSTDESCGDSRYKVYCNNGVLEFLSAGGFYYKVLSINPSFYKLIISPPSIQKNTCYSSDFTSEGLRLDENLPFNISTHNTVMLLNCTEALLRSPMNCSTNSFCRQFEEKVEEGSGCRNTLCCHYLKDFSMTSHMIRVRDGGCSAYTSVVDMKPGASFDSWNYGIELQWVPPN, encoded by the coding sequence ATGAGCACGTCAGTGAGGATGGTTCTGATGTTTCTGGTGCTCATTTTTGTAACCCTTGTGTCTGCATACAATGCTTGCCCTAAATGTGGAAGCATTGAAATTCCATACCCACTTAGCACTGATGAAAGCTGTGGAGACTCAAGGTATAAAGTCTACTGCAACAATGGCGTTCTCGAGTTCTTGTCAGCTGGAGGGTTTTACTACAAGGTCCTCAGCATTAATCCAAGTTTTTATAAGCTCATCATAAGCCCACCCTCAATACAGAAAAACACATGTTATTCTTCTGATTTCACTTCAGAAGGCTTAAGACTTGATGAGAACTTGCCCTTCAACATCTCTACTCACAACACTGTCATGCTGCTGAATTGCACTGAAGCCCTGCTTAGGTCCCCAATGAATTGTTCCACAAACAGCTTTTGTAGGCAGTTTGAGGAGAAGGTGGAGGAGGGAAGTGGGTGTAGAAACACCCTTTGCTGCCATTACTTGAAAGATTTTTCCATGACCTCACACATGATTCGGGTCAGGGATGGAGGGTGCTCTGCTTACACCTCTGTGGTGGATATGAAGCCTGGAGCTTCTTTTGATTCTTGGAACTATGGAATTGAGCTGCAATGGGTGCCCCCcaactga